CTCCGTCCATTCGCAATCGGGCTCGCTATTATATTCTTTAATTCCGTGATCGACCTGATGAACGGGGTACTACAGCCCACCGTTTCCGCTACTGCCTCAATGGTAGAAGATAGCAACAATGCCATAGCCGTCCTACTGAAACAGAAGGAAGAAGCGGTAAAAAATTCAGACATGTATAACATATTTGTCGGGGAAGATGGCAGCGGGAACCGTTCGGAATGGTACAAATACCGATATCCCGAAGACAAAAAAGGCTCAGGAGACAAGCTGCTTGCCGGATTAGGCCATGACATCCAGTTTTGGATGGAGAAACAATCCTATAATTTCCGCAACAGCATCAAAATGTGGATGTCGGAAGTGTTGCAGCTTATCTTTGCCGCTGCCTCACTTTGTATCAACACTATCAGGACTTTCTACCTGATCGTACTATCCATTCTTGGCCCGATCGTATTCGGGCTAGCAGTTTTCGACGGATTCCAGCAATCGCTTATCCAATGGATGGCGAGGTATATCAATGTTTTTCTATGGCTTCCAGTTAGCAACGTTTTTGGAAGCATCTTGGCCAAAATCCAGGAAAACATGCTCAAAATAGACATCAATCAGATCGGACAGTCCGGAGATACCTTTTTCAGTACCTACGATACCGCTTACCTTATTTGTGCGCCCGTAAAGGCTAAATAGTAAATGTGTCTTTGGCAAGACACCAGGCTTGATTCCAATAGCCTATCATCATCCAACTTATCTGAAAGGGAAACTGGACAGGGAGTGTAGCATGTTGGAAACGCCGTAAGTCAGAAAGTTACTATTCTGCTACTGAATGGCAAGATGAAATGATAGATATAAGGATAAAGTCCGAATTGATTGAATGGCAGTCTAAGCGGTCGGCGTAGGGACTTTGACGTAAGGTAGCTATAACTCGTCAAATTACGATTCTCCACTAACGAAGATCAGTAGATGGAGCAGGAATAAATCGTAGCGCAACCACAGTAAGTGGTAAAAGACGGAAACCATATCCGACAATCTATCGAGCCAAGTTACTATGTAGCTAAACGGGGATTACCTAAGTCGGAATGCCGCTGGCGCGGCTATAGAGCTTTAGGCTTTTGAATATCCGATATGGTAACGGAGCTTCCGTAGTAGTCCGAGCAAGGGAAAGCCTTGTACATGGCGAAGGGAAGCAGTTAATGGTTTTAATACAATTAAAGAACAATGTGAGAGACATTATGAGAAATTCTGCAAACGTATTAAACGGTCTATCAAAGCATAGTCCGCAATTAGACTACAGGTACGAAAGGCTATACAGGCTTTTGTTCAACGAGGAAATGTTCTATACTGCCTACCAGCGCATTTATGCAAAGGAGGGTAATATGACAACAGGTTCCGATGGGAAAACAATAGACGGTATGAGTTTAAAACGCATCTCTAAACTAATAGACTTGCTTCGAACAGAAACCTATAAGCCCCAACCTGCAAGGCGAGTTTACATCCCTAAAAAAGATGGAAAAATACGCCCTCTAGGAATTCCGTCTTTTGACGACAAATTGGTGCAAGAGGTGACCCGAATGGTACTCGAAGCCATCTATGAAGGACAGTTTTTGGACTGTTCGCACGGCTTCAGACCCAATCGCAGTTGCCACACCGCACTGGTAAAAATCAAAAAGACATTCACAGGAGCAAAATGGTTCGTGGAAGGTGATATCAAAGGTTTCTTTGATAGGATTGAACATCAGATACTGATTAATATCCTCAAAGAACGCATCTCCGATGACCGTTTCCTGAGATTGATATGGAAGTTCCTGAAAGCAGGCTACGTTGAAGACTGGACTTTCCACAACTCCTACAGCGGAACACCGCAGGGAGGTATCGTTAGTCCAATCTTAGCAAACATTTATCTGGACAGACTGGACAGGTATATGATGAAATATGCCGAAGAATTCAACAAGGGAACGAAAAGAAAACCTCACGAAACGAGGTATCTGTTCGAAAATAAGAAGCGGTATGCACAAGTAAAACTCAACAATGTAAAAGATGAAAACGAACGCCGAGAAATTGTAAAACAAATCAAAGCTATTGACAAAGAGAGATTAACATTCCCAAGTTGCGATGAAATGGACGATGGGTACAAAAGACTGAAATATGTGAGGTATGCGGATGACTTTCTAATCGGGATAATCGGGAGCAAGGAAGATGGCAGACAGGTAAAGAACGACATCAAGAACTTTCTTGAAGCCGACCTGAAACTAGAACTATCAGAAGAAAAGACCCTGATAACCCATTCGGAAAAGCCAGCTAAATTCCTTGGGTATGAAGTTTCCGTACGCCATTCCGACCTACCAAGACGGGACTCTCTTAATAGGCTTACCAGAACGTATAATAATAAGGTACGCCTATGCATTACGATGGATATCATCAAGAAGAAGCTACTCGATTTCGGCATTGTCGAAATCCGACATAACGTAAACGGAAAAGAGTGGTGGAAACCTAGAGAACATTCAAAGATGATGCACAATGATGATTTGGAAATCCTACAGATGTACAATTATACATTAAGAGGGTTTTACAATTACTTTTCTGTAGCAAACAACAGTGCAATACTAAACGCTTACGGGTACATTATGGAATACAGTATGTACAGGACTTTTGCCTGTAAATATAGAACATCCGTCCGTAAGATACTTCGCCAATATCAGCGAAATGGTGTCTTCACAGTTAGTTATACTACCAAGAAAGGTGGTGTACGAAGCCAATCATTCTACAAAGGAGGGTTTAAAAGAAAAATGCCTGAAATGAATGTGAAATTGGATGACAGCACCCCAGTAATTCACGGTAACAGAGTTGGCCTTATTGATAGGCTCAAAGCTGAAAAATGTGAGATATGCGGGGCAACAGAGACTTTGGATATGCATCACGTTAGGAAACTCAAAGACTTGGACGGCAAAGGTTATGTCGACAAAATGATGATTGCCAGACGTAGGAAAACCATTGCACTTTGTAGAAGTTGCCATCTAAAAACACACGCAGGCTCGATAGACCGACCCATTAATGGAGAGCCGGATACGCTGAGAGGTGTAAGTCCGGTTCGGGGGCGAGCATTTGAAAACCTACCATAGAAATATGGAAAGGCGTCGGGTGCTTAGCCTACTTCTGTTGATAGGCACGGTAGGATATTTTACCGTACCCAATGTAGCCAACTACATCGTACAGGCAGGTGGAGCAAATGCCCTTTTGCAGAAAGTAACCAGCATAGTCTCAACTTCAGCAGTCGCAGCGGGAGGATTGGCAGGTGCCGGAGCAGCAACGGCAATGCAGGGAGGTGCCAATATCCTGCAAGCGAGCAAGAATTTCAGCGAAGGTTATTCCGGTGAACATCAGGGTGCGGGTCTGCACGGTGCGGCAGGAAGGACTATGGGACGTGCGGGAAGTTATATGCATGATAAGCTTTGCGGGAATTGATCGACAATTAAAACCAACATTTATGTTTACACAATTTAGAAATATAGATACTGCATTCAAGCATATCAAAACATTCAGTATTTTATTGATCGTTGCTAATCTGCTCACGGTATGCTTCTGCATTTACAAAAGCTACCATTTCGTGGACTTGGCACAGAACCGAATATATATCCTTTACAACGGCAAGGTAATGGAAGCAATGGCTTCTGAAAGAAAGAGTAATCTATCCATTGAGCTAAAGGATCACATCAAAACTTTCCACCAGTATTTTTTTAACCTTTCACCGGATGATAAGGCTATACAGGCCAGTATTACCAAAGCGTTATACCTTGCCGACCAATCCGCAAAAAAACAGTTCGATAATCTAAAGGAGGCTGGTTATTACAGTAACCTTATCTCTGCCAATATTTCGCAGGAAATCGAAGTGGATAGTACCGTGCTGGACATCAACCAATATCCCTATGCCTTTGTCTGTTATGCCACGCAGAAACTTGTACGCTCAACGAGCACGGCCACGAGACGTCTGGTCACTAAAGGAAATGTGAGGGATTTAAAGATGCAAACAGATGACAATGCGCACGGCTTTCTGATTCAGGCATGGGAAATACTGGAAAACAGCAATTAACCAAATCAAATACGATGAAATTATCAACAGGTAAAAAGCAACAACCCAATGAAGAGGCCGCTCATAGGATAGCGGGAAGGATAATCAGGTTACAGAAGTCTGTGGCAGGATTTCTCAATAGGAAAACGACCAAGCTTCCTTACAGTTTTGTGATAGCATCTTTTTTACTGCTTTTTCTATGTTTTGGCGCTTATTGCTTTTACCTGCTCTTGCAGGCACTCAATTAAAAACAATTATTCACTGACAAATCAATTATTATGGAAAAGAAAGAAAGATTGAGGGACACACGCAAGGTGTTTCTGTTTTTACCGCTATTGGTAATGCCCTTTCTCATATTCGCATTCTATGCGATGGGAGGAGGCACGGAAAACGAAAAAACCATGCAAACGGTAAAGCAAGGTATCAATACAGAACTTCCGGAAGCTTCCTTTAAGCAAAAAAAGGAGCCACTTAATAAGCTCGATGTTTATGAACGTGTGGCACAGGACAGCGGAAAGACTAAAAACAGCATCAAAGACGTAGTGGACAGGCTAGGTTTTTCTTTAGCGGAAGAAGATCCAAAAACCGTTGAGATAAATGAAAAACTAAGGGCTATGGAGTTGCTACCTTTAAAGCGAGACAGATTTAGACAGTAATTTTAAATTTGTAGAAATGCATAGAAAATTTGATGATTCGTTTAAGATAATGGCGGTCGATTTGAGCGTTGTTAAGGGATCTGTAGCCGATGTAGCTAAGGAATTAGACATAGACCCCAGTTTACTGAGTAAATGGCGTAGAAATCCACGTTATAATGGGAATAAGGTTTTACCTGACAATCCCAAGATCAGTCCGGAGGAGCAGGAGTTAAGGATTTTACGCAAGAAATTAAGAGATACAGAATTAGAACGCGATATCTTAAAAAAGGCCATAGCCATCTTCTCCAGGGGAGACGGTCCATATACCGGTTCATAAAGGAGAACCGAGAAGTATATTCCGTAGAGAAGATGTGCGAAGTATTGAACGTTAGCAGCAGTTGTTTTTACCGTTGGCTGGTTTGGCCCGAATCCCCCAGGGAACAACGCAGTAAAGCACTTGTGGATAAAATACAGCAGGTACACAGTGACAGTAAGTATATCTATGGCAGCCCACGGATAACCGCAGAGCTGCACAAAAAAGGTGAAATGGTATCAAGAAGCTACGTAGCAAGATTGATGAAGAAACATGGGATACGAAGTAAGGTTAAGAAAAAATATAGGGTGACCACAGATTCGAGCCATAGTTATAGGATAGCTGAAAATCTCCTCCAAAGAGATTTTTCAGCGGATTCCCTATCGCAAAAATGGGTTAGCGACATTACTTACATCCATACCGGCAAAGGGTGGCTTTATCTAACAACGGTTATCGATCTGGCGGACAGAAAAGTCATTGGATGGTCTTTAAGCACCGATATGACGACTAAAAACACTTCTGTACAAGCCATCAAAATGGCTATTAGAAACCGAGGTATCAAAGATGGTCTTATCTTCCATTCGGATAGAGGGATCCAATATGCCTGCGATGAATTCAGGAGGGTAATTGTAAAAAACAAGATACTTCAAAGCATGAGTAGGAAGGCCAATTGCTGGGACAATGCAGTAGCTGAGAGCTTTTTCAAGACACTAAAGGCTGAAATGATCTACCATAGAAAATTCATCGATCAGCAATCGGCTAAATTGGAGATCTTTGGATATATTGAAGGTTTTTATAATACCAAAAGAACACATTCTGCCCTGGGATATAAAACCCCTAAGCAGATCGAAGAGATGCTATTGGAAAAAGAGAAAATGGCAGCATAAAAAAGTCTCCTATTTTAAGTTGCAATTCCACTATCCAGCGGGAGATGGAAAAACCGGAAGAAACTCCGGCAGGCAGGCATGAAACGTTCGTCAACGAGATTAAGCCAAATCGTTCATTGCAAAGACAGGGTATGGATAGTGAAGTTGACCGACTGGAAGCACTAATGAAAACGATGCGGCAGGACAGCACCGATGATGAAGAAGTGAAAGAACTTAACGGGCTTTTGCAGACGATCCTTGACATCCAGCACCCCGAAAGGATAAAGCAAACACTACAAGTTGAAAAAAAGGAGAACGAAACATCGGACAGCGTTTTTAAAGCCATACCCGCCGTTATAGTGAACAGGCAAAAGGTGGTGCAGGGTGCAACCGTAAAGCTCCGATTGCAGGATAGCCTTACGATCAACGGCCACCATATACCCAAAGACTTCAACGTATTTGCGACCTGCCGGATCGCCAATCAGCGGGTGCTACTGAATATCCGTAACATTCGCTTGGGAACAGCCATTCTGCCCGTAAACTTGAGTGTCTACGGTCTTGATGGAATGGAAGGGTTGGACGCACCGGAAGCCGTTCTTACAGAAGCGGCAAACCTTGGTACGGGAAATCTGGTTTCCGGCATTGGCATGTACGGCCTTGACCAGTCCATTGCTTCACAGGTGGCGGGTGCGGGAATGGATGCGGCAAGGAACATCATCAGTAAAAAGGTTCGCAAGATGAAAGTCAAACTCAAGGCCGGAGAGCCAGTTTTGTTAAAGAACAACAATCTTAAAAGCCGTTAAAAACCTGACCTATGAACAGGGCTGAACAAATTTGGTACAGTTGGGAGGAAAAGCAGCGCCGCCTGAACCTCGAAGGATCAGGTAACGGAACTTTAAGGGCAATTATGCAGAGCAGGTACGACCATTTAAGGCATGGGCTTTACAGGCTTTCCTTAAACGCAAGTCCAGAGGAAAAAGTGTTTGCCAGAGTACTCCGAGCCGTAACACGTCGGCTACGTAAACAGATGTATCCCAACCTATTTATACGGACGTTTATCAGAATAAGAGAACGTCTATATGATAGACCAAATCATATCCGGGATTTTCAAAGGGAGAAAGAAAAAAGCTTGGAATATTTAAAAGAGCAGTTCAGGGAGAAAGGCTTGTCCTCTTTGTCAGGAAGGTTAGAGCATCTTGTGGGTGTTGAAAAAGAAAACACAATTTTACCGCTTAGTTCACAACTTAACATGGCTGAAAGGATTGACCTTAATATCAATCTTACATCGGAAAAGCCCGGACATATAAGGATTTCAAGTTTAGATATCTCTCTTACCAATGAACAGAGAGATGAACGAAGAAATTACACTATGCAGGCTGATAACAATATGTCTTTAAAAGATGCAGTGAATCTTTTGCAGGGCCGAGCGATTAAAAAAGATTTTGAAAGCCCAGACGGTCTAGCTGTTCAAAGATGGGTACAGGCCGACCTTGATCAAACTACGGAAAAAGGAGAAGTAAAGATCATGGTGTTTGCTCCAGACTACCCTTACGATATGAAGGCTGTTATGGATGATTTTTCGAGGAAATCAGGGATCACTGGACTTGCAAGGGCTCAGGTTATCGCTGAACTTGGAAAAGGCAACACGGTAAAAATCGAGGCTAAAGACGGTCAAAATTATCATTTACAGGCTGATCCTGCCAATGGTTCACTTTTGTTCCATGACAGCAAAGGCAGTCGGCTGGAAACACATGATTTTCTTGAAAAGATGGACAACTATAGACAAGCTGTTTCAAAAGAGCCACAACCAATCATTAAAATTTCAGAAAGCGTGCAGGAAAATAAACGGTCAATGCACATTTAACAGAACTGTTAACCTTAAAAATAAAACAGTATGAACCTCAACAATTTGGAAGACAGAAAAGACGAGTTAAGAGAACTTGGTTTCAGTGAAAAAACAATCGCACAGGTAGAAGAAAATATGCGGCAAGGCGTACCGAAATTTAAAGCTTATGACAGCATGCCTGCTACAGATAAAGGGCAGATAGATTATACGATTCCTTTCAATAAATCCAGCATGTCCGATTACTATTATTTTAGCAAGTTCGAGGTTGTCCATAACAAGGTCGATCCTCTTGAACCTGGACAGAAATATATGGTTATAAAAAAAGGTGAAGATGGCAAAAATATCGTCAAGAAACTTGATAATGTAAATGAAGCCATAGACCTTTTTAAAAAGCAGGATGGAAATGCGGAACTCGCCATAGGAAAAGATGCCGCCCGTAAAAATATGGTAGCTAACATGGAAAACGGTAAAGTCAACTTCGTTGCCAAGACTTTTCAGGGAGCCTATTACGCCAACCCTATTCCCCAGACCTTTTTTGTGAGTGAGGGACAGGGCTTGACCAAAGAACAGGCCGGAAATTTGGTACAGGGACGGGCTGTTTACAAAGACGATCTGCTGGATTCTCAAGGGATGGTGTATAAAGCTTGGCTAATGCTGAATACCGATAAACCAAGGGATCGCTATAATAACCTTAAAGTAAACCCCTATCGTGATCCCAATTACGGATTTAAT
This Olivibacter sp. SDN3 DNA region includes the following protein-coding sequences:
- the traJ gene encoding conjugative transposon protein TraJ gives rise to the protein MKTTIFPVVLLAAATLAVPLVSHADISETLNGMQPVLDSVRDDMQPLSGRLIDVARAIAGFGALWYIASRVWRQIASAEPVDFYPLLRPFAIGLAIIFFNSVIDLMNGVLQPTVSATASMVEDSNNAIAVLLKQKEEAVKNSDMYNIFVGEDGSGNRSEWYKYRYPEDKKGSGDKLLAGLGHDIQFWMEKQSYNFRNSIKMWMSEVLQLIFAAASLCINTIRTFYLIVLSILGPIVFGLAVFDGFQQSLIQWMARYINVFLWLPVSNVFGSILAKIQENMLKIDINQIGQSGDTFFSTYDTAYLICAPVKAK
- a CDS encoding reverse transcriptase domain-containing protein, with the translated sequence MRNSANVLNGLSKHSPQLDYRYERLYRLLFNEEMFYTAYQRIYAKEGNMTTGSDGKTIDGMSLKRISKLIDLLRTETYKPQPARRVYIPKKDGKIRPLGIPSFDDKLVQEVTRMVLEAIYEGQFLDCSHGFRPNRSCHTALVKIKKTFTGAKWFVEGDIKGFFDRIEHQILINILKERISDDRFLRLIWKFLKAGYVEDWTFHNSYSGTPQGGIVSPILANIYLDRLDRYMMKYAEEFNKGTKRKPHETRYLFENKKRYAQVKLNNVKDENERREIVKQIKAIDKERLTFPSCDEMDDGYKRLKYVRYADDFLIGIIGSKEDGRQVKNDIKNFLEADLKLELSEEKTLITHSEKPAKFLGYEVSVRHSDLPRRDSLNRLTRTYNNKVRLCITMDIIKKKLLDFGIVEIRHNVNGKEWWKPREHSKMMHNDDLEILQMYNYTLRGFYNYFSVANNSAILNAYGYIMEYSMYRTFACKYRTSVRKILRQYQRNGVFTVSYTTKKGGVRSQSFYKGGFKRKMPEMNVKLDDSTPVIHGNRVGLIDRLKAEKCEICGATETLDMHHVRKLKDLDGKGYVDKMMIARRRKTIALCRSCHLKTHAGSIDRPINGEPDTLRGVSPVRGRAFENLP
- the traK gene encoding conjugative transposon protein TraK, whose translation is MFTQFRNIDTAFKHIKTFSILLIVANLLTVCFCIYKSYHFVDLAQNRIYILYNGKVMEAMASERKSNLSIELKDHIKTFHQYFFNLSPDDKAIQASITKALYLADQSAKKQFDNLKEAGYYSNLISANISQEIEVDSTVLDINQYPYAFVCYATQKLVRSTSTATRRLVTKGNVRDLKMQTDDNAHGFLIQAWEILENSN
- a CDS encoding transposase, producing the protein MHRKFDDSFKIMAVDLSVVKGSVADVAKELDIDPSLLSKWRRNPRYNGNKVLPDNPKISPEEQELRILRKKLRDTELERDILKKAIAIFSRGDGPYTGS
- a CDS encoding IS3 family transposase, with the protein product MRTRYLKKGHSHLLQGRRSIYRFIKENREVYSVEKMCEVLNVSSSCFYRWLVWPESPREQRSKALVDKIQQVHSDSKYIYGSPRITAELHKKGEMVSRSYVARLMKKHGIRSKVKKKYRVTTDSSHSYRIAENLLQRDFSADSLSQKWVSDITYIHTGKGWLYLTTVIDLADRKVIGWSLSTDMTTKNTSVQAIKMAIRNRGIKDGLIFHSDRGIQYACDEFRRVIVKNKILQSMSRKANCWDNAVAESFFKTLKAEMIYHRKFIDQQSAKLEIFGYIEGFYNTKRTHSALGYKTPKQIEEMLLEKEKMAA
- the traM gene encoding conjugative transposon protein TraM produces the protein MQRQGMDSEVDRLEALMKTMRQDSTDDEEVKELNGLLQTILDIQHPERIKQTLQVEKKENETSDSVFKAIPAVIVNRQKVVQGATVKLRLQDSLTINGHHIPKDFNVFATCRIANQRVLLNIRNIRLGTAILPVNLSVYGLDGMEGLDAPEAVLTEAANLGTGNLVSGIGMYGLDQSIASQVAGAGMDAARNIISKKVRKMKVKLKAGEPVLLKNNNLKSR